The following are from one region of the Hydrogenophaga sp. BPS33 genome:
- a CDS encoding (2Fe-2S) ferredoxin domain-containing protein: protein MSDNKPYYERHIFFCLNQRDGGEASCAQHRAQAAFDRCKSQAKAMGLTGIGKVRVNKAGCLDRCSGGPIAVVYPEAVWYSYVDEQDIDEIVQSHLRDGVVVQRLLTPSDVGR, encoded by the coding sequence ATGAGCGACAACAAACCCTACTACGAGCGACACATCTTCTTTTGCTTGAACCAGCGGGACGGTGGGGAGGCATCGTGCGCACAGCACCGCGCGCAGGCGGCGTTTGACCGATGCAAATCGCAAGCCAAGGCAATGGGTCTGACGGGTATCGGCAAGGTGCGGGTGAACAAAGCGGGTTGCCTGGACCGTTGTTCCGGCGGCCCGATCGCCGTGGTTTACCCTGAAGCTGTCTGGTACAGCTATGTGGACGAACAAGACATCGATGAGATTGTGCAATCGCATTTGCGCGACGGGGTGGTGGTGCAAAGGCTTTTGACGCCATCGGATGTGGGGCGCTGA
- the rpsL gene encoding 30S ribosomal protein S12, translating into MPTINQLVRHGREVEKTKSKSPAMENSPQRRGVCTRVYTTTPKKPNSALRKVAKVRLTNGFEVISYIGGEGHNLQEHSVVLVRGGRVKDLPGVRYHIVRGSLDLQGVKDRKQSRSKYGAKRPKKA; encoded by the coding sequence ATGCCAACCATCAATCAACTCGTGCGCCACGGCCGGGAGGTCGAAAAGACCAAATCCAAGAGCCCGGCCATGGAAAACTCTCCGCAGCGTCGCGGTGTGTGCACCCGTGTGTACACCACGACCCCCAAGAAGCCCAACTCCGCTCTGCGCAAGGTCGCCAAGGTGCGCCTGACCAACGGTTTTGAGGTCATCTCCTACATCGGTGGCGAAGGTCACAACCTCCAGGAGCACAGCGTTGTGCTGGTCCGTGGTGGTCGTGTCAAGGACTTGCCCGGTGTGCGTTACCACATCGTGCGTGGTTCGCTTGACTTGCAAGGCGTGAAAGACCGCAAGCAGTCTCGCTCCAAATACGGTGCCAAGCGCCCCAAGAAGGCTTGA
- a CDS encoding magnesium transporter CorA family protein — protein sequence MRIFRVTPAGASEIDSLPTSLAAQSYLWIACGRREFELEQARIQASLQALAGTTLVDLHLSDLLNNQLPSHYDYTSKYDILVFRRLAAGQSETDLAHPGEVLTQSIKRSGPPVLRRIDTSPVGFAVFDRVLLTVHPAGCQVLDQYATRLLSSTAVASRVTGVHLPPGPADLMLRIVNQMVDGYLELRRELTRQLDHWQSELLQPKGRFSNWSSLLDARISLHQLDEICEDQRSAIQDWIESLSTWEPNETNGGQRGLELLKVRSRDVLEHIERVVHHVRRLEQNAETAVQMHFSAQSNRTNDIMRTLTALTAIFLPLNLIAGIFGMNFQFIPLLHQQTGFWWAIGSMALTAVVLGILFWRKRYLVRTSAGR from the coding sequence ATGCGCATCTTCCGCGTCACTCCCGCCGGTGCCAGCGAAATCGACAGCCTGCCGACGTCGCTGGCCGCGCAGAGCTACCTCTGGATCGCCTGCGGGCGACGCGAATTCGAGCTGGAGCAAGCGCGCATTCAAGCCAGCTTGCAGGCGCTGGCGGGCACCACGCTGGTCGATCTGCACCTCTCGGACCTGCTCAACAACCAGTTGCCGTCGCATTACGACTACACCTCGAAATACGACATTCTGGTGTTCCGTCGACTCGCCGCAGGCCAGAGCGAAACCGATCTGGCGCATCCAGGCGAGGTGCTCACGCAGTCGATCAAGCGCAGCGGGCCGCCCGTGCTGCGGCGCATCGACACCAGTCCGGTGGGCTTTGCGGTATTTGACAGGGTGCTGCTCACCGTGCATCCGGCCGGCTGCCAGGTGCTGGACCAATACGCCACGCGTCTCTTGTCTTCGACCGCGGTGGCATCGCGTGTGACCGGCGTGCACCTGCCGCCTGGCCCGGCCGACCTGATGCTGCGCATCGTCAACCAGATGGTGGATGGCTACCTGGAGTTGCGGCGCGAACTCACGCGCCAGCTGGACCACTGGCAATCCGAGCTGCTGCAGCCCAAGGGTCGCTTCAGCAACTGGAGTTCGCTGCTGGACGCGCGGATTTCCCTGCACCAGTTGGACGAGATCTGCGAAGACCAGCGCTCGGCGATCCAGGACTGGATCGAGTCCTTGTCGACCTGGGAGCCCAACGAGACCAATGGGGGTCAACGCGGATTGGAACTGCTCAAGGTGCGCTCTCGCGATGTGCTGGAGCACATCGAGCGGGTGGTGCACCACGTGCGCCGGCTGGAGCAGAACGCCGAGACCGCCGTGCAGATGCATTTCTCGGCGCAGAGCAACCGCACCAACGACATCATGCGCACGCTCACCGCACTCACGGCCATCTTTCTGCCGCTGAACCTGATCGCGGGCATCTTCGGCATGAACTTCCAGTTCATTCCCCTGCTGCACCAGCAGACCGGCTTCTGGTGGGCGATCGGCTCCATGGCACTGACCGCCGTGGTGCTGGGCATCTTGTTCTGGCGCAAGCGCTATCTGGTGCGCACCTCCGCCGGACGCTGA
- the rpsG gene encoding 30S ribosomal protein S7 has product MPRRREVPKREILPDPKFGNVELSKFMNVIMEGGKKAVAERIIYGALEQIEKKSGKDPVEIFSVAINNVKPMVEVKSRRVGGANYQVPVEVRPVRRLALSMRWIKEAARKRSEKSMALRLANELIEATEGRGGAMKRRDEVHRMAEANKAFSHFRF; this is encoded by the coding sequence ATGCCACGTCGTCGCGAAGTCCCTAAACGTGAAATCCTGCCGGATCCCAAGTTCGGCAATGTCGAGCTCTCCAAGTTCATGAACGTGATCATGGAAGGCGGCAAGAAAGCAGTCGCCGAGCGCATCATTTATGGCGCGCTGGAGCAGATCGAGAAGAAGAGCGGCAAAGATCCGGTCGAAATCTTCTCGGTCGCCATCAACAACGTCAAGCCCATGGTGGAAGTGAAGTCCCGCCGCGTGGGTGGTGCCAACTACCAGGTGCCGGTTGAAGTTCGTCCTGTGCGCCGTCTGGCGCTGTCCATGCGTTGGATCAAGGAAGCCGCCCGCAAGCGCAGTGAGAAGTCCATGGCGCTGCGTCTGGCCAACGAGCTGATCGAGGCCACCGAAGGCCGTGGCGGCGCCATGAAGCGGCGCGATGAAGTGCACCGCATGGCCGAAGCCAACAAGGCGTTCAGCCACTTCCGCTTCTGA
- the hemB gene encoding porphobilinogen synthase, translating into MHAPAPFPSNRPRRLRRDTFTRELVREHRLHASDLIYPVFVQEGQGRREAVASMPGVERLSLDLLLPVAEDCVALGIPVMALFPVIDASLKTPDGQEALNPDGLVPRVVRELKQRFPQLGVMTDVALDPYTSHGQDGVLDEHNYILNDPTVEILVKQALTQAESGVDIVAPSDMMDGRVGAIRTALEARGLVHTRIMAYSAKYASAFYGPFRDAVGSAANLGKADKKVYQMDPGNTDEALREVALDLAEGADMVMVKPGMPYLDIVRRVKDEFAVPTFAYQVSGEYAMLKAAALNGWLDHDAVMMESLLAFKRAGADGVLTYFARDAARLLRG; encoded by the coding sequence ATGCATGCACCTGCCCCCTTCCCCTCCAACCGCCCCCGCCGCCTGCGCCGGGACACCTTTACGCGCGAATTGGTGCGCGAACACCGCCTTCACGCGAGCGATCTGATCTACCCCGTGTTCGTCCAGGAAGGCCAGGGCCGTCGCGAAGCGGTGGCGTCGATGCCGGGTGTGGAGCGCCTGAGCCTGGATCTGTTGTTGCCCGTGGCGGAGGATTGCGTGGCGCTGGGCATCCCCGTGATGGCCTTGTTCCCGGTGATCGATGCATCGCTGAAGACGCCCGATGGCCAGGAAGCTCTGAATCCCGATGGTCTGGTGCCGCGCGTGGTGCGCGAGCTCAAACAACGGTTCCCGCAACTCGGCGTGATGACCGATGTGGCGCTCGACCCTTACACCAGCCATGGCCAGGACGGCGTGCTCGATGAGCACAACTACATCCTGAACGATCCGACCGTGGAGATCCTAGTGAAGCAGGCGCTCACACAGGCCGAATCGGGCGTCGATATTGTGGCGCCGAGCGACATGATGGACGGACGCGTGGGCGCCATCCGCACCGCGCTCGAGGCACGGGGTCTGGTCCACACGCGCATCATGGCCTACAGCGCCAAGTATGCGAGTGCCTTCTACGGCCCGTTCCGCGATGCGGTGGGCTCGGCGGCCAACCTCGGAAAGGCCGACAAGAAGGTCTACCAGATGGACCCGGGCAACACCGACGAGGCCTTGCGCGAAGTGGCGCTGGATTTGGCCGAAGGCGCGGACATGGTGATGGTCAAGCCGGGCATGCCTTATCTGGACATCGTGCGCCGCGTGAAAGACGAGTTCGCGGTGCCGACGTTTGCCTACCAGGTCAGCGGCGAGTACGCGATGCTCAAGGCGGCGGCCTTGAACGGCTGGCTGGACCACGATGCCGTGATGATGGAAAGCCTGCTGGCGTTCAAGCGGGCTGGCGCCGATGGCGTGCTGACCTACTTCGCACGCGACGCCGCCCGGCTGTTGCGCGGCTGA
- a CDS encoding CopD family protein, which produces MLWVKSFHIVFVASWFAGLFYLPRIFVNLAMVPPESVAERERLLLMACKLLRFTTVLAVPALGLGLLLWLGYGIGRGPGQGWMHAKLLVVFLVLGYHHACAAMLRRFVRGHNPRSHVWYRWFNEVPVILLVAAVLLVVVKPF; this is translated from the coding sequence ATGCTCTGGGTCAAGTCCTTCCATATTGTGTTTGTGGCGAGTTGGTTTGCCGGCTTGTTTTACCTGCCTCGCATTTTTGTCAACCTTGCCATGGTGCCGCCGGAAAGTGTGGCCGAGCGCGAGCGGCTGCTGCTCATGGCGTGCAAGCTGCTGCGATTCACCACTGTTTTGGCGGTGCCGGCTTTGGGGCTGGGCCTGTTGCTTTGGTTGGGCTATGGCATCGGCCGTGGTCCCGGGCAGGGCTGGATGCATGCCAAGCTGCTGGTGGTGTTCCTGGTCTTGGGCTATCACCATGCGTGTGCCGCCATGCTGCGCCGTTTCGTGCGTGGTCATAACCCGCGCAGCCATGTTTGGTATCGCTGGTTCAACGAAGTGCCCGTGATACTGCTGGTGGCTGCTGTGCTCCTGGTGGTGGTCAAGCCCTTCTGA
- a CDS encoding VanZ family protein — protein sequence MALLFAGLVVYASLYPFAGWRVQGVSPLAFLQAPLPEYWTGFDVASNLLGYAPLGFLLSMAMLRSGLGRWSWWLAFALPALLSLSVETLQNYLPMRVPSNVDFALNTAGAAVGGTFAWAMERVGILRRWSAFRSSWFEPTAHGSLVLLALWPLALLYPLPVPFGLGQVLDRVESGLISSLDDTPFLAWLPLRVETPDPLSPLAEAFCVALCLLSPILLGFAEMRSVFRRGAFMLVLLVCALVAAGLSAALTYGPSHAWAWITPQVALGMGIALMAGLGMLGLPRRLCTVVMLLTLSVSLTLLNQAPDSPYFVQSLEAWEQGRFIRFHGLSQWLGWLWPFAALVFGLRAVARTPGLTTKIPP from the coding sequence TTGGCACTGTTGTTTGCCGGCTTGGTGGTGTACGCGAGTTTGTACCCCTTCGCGGGCTGGCGTGTGCAGGGGGTTTCGCCGTTGGCGTTCTTGCAGGCGCCGCTGCCCGAGTACTGGACGGGCTTTGACGTTGCCTCCAACCTCCTCGGCTATGCGCCCCTGGGCTTCTTGCTGAGCATGGCGATGCTGCGGTCTGGCCTCGGGCGGTGGTCGTGGTGGCTGGCATTCGCCTTGCCCGCATTGCTGTCCTTGTCTGTGGAGACGCTGCAGAACTACTTGCCCATGCGGGTGCCTTCCAATGTCGACTTTGCGCTGAACACCGCCGGTGCGGCGGTGGGTGGAACGTTTGCATGGGCCATGGAGCGTGTGGGCATCTTGCGCCGCTGGAGCGCTTTTCGATCCAGTTGGTTTGAGCCGACAGCCCACGGGAGCTTGGTGCTGTTGGCCTTGTGGCCTCTGGCCTTGCTGTACCCGCTGCCAGTGCCGTTCGGGTTGGGCCAGGTTCTGGATCGGGTTGAGTCGGGTCTGATCTCCTCGCTGGACGACACGCCATTTCTCGCCTGGCTTCCTTTGCGCGTGGAGACGCCCGATCCGCTGAGTCCGCTGGCCGAGGCCTTCTGCGTTGCGCTGTGCCTGCTGTCTCCGATACTGCTGGGTTTTGCCGAGATGCGCTCGGTGTTCCGCCGTGGCGCCTTCATGCTCGTGCTTCTGGTTTGTGCCCTGGTGGCTGCAGGCTTGTCGGCGGCCCTCACTTACGGTCCTTCCCACGCCTGGGCATGGATCACGCCCCAGGTCGCATTGGGCATGGGGATCGCCTTGATGGCCGGCCTGGGCATGCTGGGTCTGCCGCGTCGGTTGTGTACCGTGGTGATGCTGCTGACCTTGTCGGTCTCGTTGACGCTGCTGAACCAGGCGCCCGACAGCCCTTATTTCGTTCAATCGCTGGAGGCGTGGGAGCAAGGGCGCTTCATCCGCTTCCACGGTTTGTCTCAGTGGCTCGGGTGGTTGTGGCCATTCGCCGCGCTGGTCTTTGGATTGCGCGCGGTGGCCCGCACACCAGGCCTCACCACTAAAATTCCGCCATGA
- a CDS encoding D-alanyl-D-alanine carboxypeptidase family protein, producing MALPALAQMPVAPEVAARAYLLLDVTSGQVLAAKNPDQAVEPASLTKLMSAYLVFDALKSGKITLAQTFGVSERAWKTPGSRMFIDPKMQVPVEDLIKGMIVQSGNDATVALAEGVAGSVERFVQLMNEQAKVLGMPSTSYRNVEGLTEAGHTTTARDLATLATRLMVDFPQYVSYYAIQRYRYPGTPAANDTNRNLLLFRDPSVDGLKTGHTNAAGYCLVATARRQVPGLGEGAQGQRRLVSVLLGASSENARAAESQKLLNWGYTAFDAVRLVPVGEPVATPRVWKGKADQVRLGRAEGVVVSVPAGEGAKLKSEVVRPEPLVAPLLRGQSVGTLRVTLANGSPVAEIPLSVLDTVEESGIVGRAWDAIRLWIQ from the coding sequence ATGGCATTGCCCGCCCTGGCGCAGATGCCGGTGGCGCCGGAAGTGGCTGCGCGGGCTTACTTGCTGCTCGATGTCACCTCTGGCCAGGTCCTCGCGGCCAAAAACCCCGACCAGGCTGTCGAGCCCGCGTCGTTGACCAAGCTGATGAGCGCCTACCTGGTTTTTGACGCGCTCAAATCCGGCAAGATCACCCTCGCGCAAACCTTCGGCGTCAGTGAGCGTGCCTGGAAGACGCCGGGCTCTCGCATGTTTATCGACCCCAAGATGCAGGTGCCCGTTGAGGACTTGATCAAGGGCATGATTGTTCAATCGGGTAACGACGCAACCGTGGCGCTGGCCGAAGGCGTTGCCGGATCGGTCGAGCGTTTCGTGCAATTGATGAACGAGCAGGCCAAAGTCTTGGGCATGCCCTCGACGAGCTATCGCAACGTTGAAGGGTTGACCGAGGCTGGTCACACGACGACGGCGCGCGACCTTGCCACGCTGGCCACCCGGTTGATGGTGGACTTTCCGCAGTACGTGTCGTACTACGCCATCCAACGCTACCGCTATCCCGGTACGCCCGCGGCCAACGACACCAACCGCAACTTGTTGCTGTTTCGCGATCCTAGCGTCGATGGATTGAAGACCGGACATACCAACGCCGCAGGTTACTGCCTGGTTGCCACGGCGCGTCGCCAGGTGCCCGGGCTGGGTGAGGGGGCGCAAGGTCAGCGGCGTTTGGTCAGCGTGTTGCTGGGTGCTTCCAGCGAAAACGCGAGAGCGGCTGAAAGCCAGAAACTTCTTAACTGGGGCTATACCGCCTTCGATGCGGTGCGTCTCGTTCCTGTGGGTGAGCCGGTGGCTACGCCCCGCGTCTGGAAGGGCAAGGCCGATCAGGTGCGCTTGGGGCGCGCCGAGGGTGTTGTCGTGTCGGTGCCCGCGGGAGAGGGTGCCAAGCTCAAATCCGAGGTGGTGCGCCCAGAGCCGCTCGTGGCGCCGCTATTGCGTGGCCAATCTGTCGGGACTTTGCGCGTGACCCTGGCCAATGGTTCCCCCGTGGCTGAAATTCCTCTCTCGGTGTTGGACACCGTCGAAGAAAGCGGCATTGTGGGCCGTGCCTGGGACGCCATTCGTCTCTGGATCCAGTGA
- a CDS encoding alpha/beta hydrolase: MNAQTEFRSLAGPVGSLEVAIDRPSGDVRGVAVIAHPHPLHGGTLTNKVVQTLARACVQSGWTAVRFNFRGVGRSEGVYDEGRGERDDFLAVVDALAPSGPLCLAGFSFGAFVTSHAVARLHATRGIERIVLVGTAASRFDVAPVPEELHGRTLVIHGEQDDTVSLSSVMDWARPQALPVLVVPAGGHFFHGQLPLLRDLAMRHLRA; this comes from the coding sequence GTGAACGCGCAAACCGAATTCCGGAGCCTGGCGGGCCCGGTGGGCTCACTGGAGGTTGCGATCGATCGCCCTTCGGGTGATGTCCGCGGCGTCGCGGTGATCGCCCATCCCCATCCGCTGCACGGAGGCACGCTGACCAACAAGGTGGTTCAGACGCTGGCAAGGGCTTGTGTACAAAGCGGCTGGACGGCCGTGCGTTTCAACTTTCGTGGTGTCGGTCGGAGTGAGGGCGTGTACGACGAAGGTCGTGGAGAGCGGGATGACTTTCTGGCCGTCGTTGATGCTTTGGCGCCTTCGGGTCCGCTGTGCCTGGCGGGCTTCTCGTTTGGCGCATTCGTGACCAGCCATGCCGTTGCCCGCCTGCACGCGACGCGCGGTATCGAGCGTATCGTACTGGTCGGCACGGCAGCCAGCCGTTTCGACGTGGCGCCCGTTCCTGAGGAACTCCATGGCCGCACGCTGGTCATTCACGGCGAGCAGGATGACACGGTCTCTCTCTCATCCGTCATGGACTGGGCACGCCCCCAAGCCCTGCCGGTATTGGTGGTGCCCGCTGGAGGCCATTTTTTTCATGGTCAGCTCCCCTTGTTGCGGGACCTGGCAATGCGCCACTTGCGAGCTTGA
- the fusA gene encoding elongation factor G, whose translation MSRTTPLERYRNIGISAHIDAGKTTTTERILFYTGVNHKIGEVHDGAATMDWMEQEQERGITITSAATTCFWKGMDLSYPEHRFNIIDTPGHVDFTIEVERSMRVLDGACMVYCAVGGVQPQSETVWRQANKYKVPRLAFVNKMDRTGANFFKVHDQMKLRLKANPVPIVIPIGAEDNFKGVVDLIKMKAIIWDDASQGMKFEFQDIPAELQEQAKEWREKMLEAAAESSEELMNKYLEEGDLSEAEIKQGIRARTLATEIQPMLCGTAFKNKGVQRMLDAVIDFLPSPVDIPPVGGTDDNEAPTTRKASDDEKLSALAFKLMTDPYVGQLTFVRVYSGVLKKGDSVFNPVKGKKERIGRIVQMHANNRLEVEEIRAGDIAACVGLKDVTTGETLCDPDAIIMLERMVFPEPVIAQAVEPKTKADQEKMGIALQRLASEDPSFRVKTDEESGQTIISGMGELHLEIIVDRMKREFGVEANVGKPQVAYRETIRKSVDEAEGKFVRQSGGKGQYGHVVFKIEPNEAGKGFEFVDAIKGGVVPREYIPAVEKGVIEALNSGVLAGFPVVDVKVTLHFGSYHDVDSSEMAFKMAAIFGFKEGCKKASPVILEPMMAVEVETPEDYAGNVMGDLSSRRGMVQGMEDMVGGGKAIKAEVPLSEMFGYSTTLRSMSQGRATYTMEFKHYSEAPRNVSEAIVAARAK comes from the coding sequence ATGTCCCGCACCACGCCCCTTGAGCGTTATCGCAACATTGGTATTTCCGCGCACATCGATGCCGGCAAGACCACCACCACCGAACGCATCCTGTTCTACACCGGTGTGAACCACAAGATCGGCGAAGTTCACGATGGCGCTGCCACCATGGACTGGATGGAGCAGGAGCAGGAGCGTGGCATCACGATCACGTCCGCTGCGACCACCTGCTTCTGGAAGGGCATGGACCTGTCCTACCCTGAGCACCGTTTCAACATCATCGACACCCCCGGCCACGTGGACTTCACCATTGAGGTGGAGCGTTCCATGCGCGTGCTGGACGGTGCCTGCATGGTGTATTGCGCTGTGGGTGGCGTGCAGCCCCAGTCGGAGACCGTCTGGCGCCAAGCCAACAAGTACAAGGTGCCGCGTCTGGCCTTCGTCAACAAGATGGACCGCACCGGTGCTAACTTCTTCAAGGTCCACGACCAGATGAAGCTGCGTCTGAAGGCCAACCCCGTGCCTATCGTGATCCCCATCGGCGCTGAAGACAACTTCAAGGGGGTGGTCGACCTCATCAAGATGAAGGCCATCATCTGGGATGACGCGTCCCAGGGCATGAAGTTCGAGTTCCAGGATATCCCGGCCGAGTTGCAGGAGCAGGCCAAGGAGTGGCGCGAGAAGATGCTTGAGGCTGCTGCCGAGTCCAGCGAAGAGCTGATGAACAAGTACCTTGAAGAAGGCGACCTGAGCGAAGCCGAGATCAAGCAAGGCATCCGTGCGCGCACGCTGGCCACGGAAATCCAGCCCATGCTGTGCGGCACCGCTTTCAAGAACAAGGGCGTGCAGCGCATGCTCGACGCCGTGATCGACTTCCTGCCTTCGCCGGTGGACATTCCCCCTGTTGGTGGTACCGACGACAACGAGGCGCCAACCACGCGCAAGGCGTCCGACGACGAAAAGCTGTCCGCGTTGGCGTTCAAGCTGATGACCGACCCGTACGTGGGTCAGCTCACGTTCGTGCGTGTGTACTCAGGCGTCCTGAAAAAGGGCGACTCTGTGTTCAACCCCGTCAAGGGCAAGAAAGAACGCATCGGCCGTATCGTGCAGATGCACGCGAACAATCGCCTTGAAGTGGAAGAAATCCGCGCCGGCGACATCGCTGCCTGCGTGGGCCTGAAGGACGTGACCACGGGTGAAACCCTGTGCGACCCAGATGCCATCATCATGCTCGAGCGCATGGTGTTCCCCGAGCCCGTGATCGCGCAGGCTGTGGAGCCCAAGACCAAGGCCGACCAGGAAAAGATGGGCATTGCGTTGCAACGCCTGGCGTCTGAAGATCCTTCGTTCCGCGTCAAGACCGACGAAGAGTCTGGCCAGACCATCATTTCCGGTATGGGCGAGCTGCACCTGGAAATCATCGTCGACCGCATGAAGCGCGAATTCGGCGTCGAAGCCAACGTCGGCAAGCCGCAGGTGGCCTACCGCGAAACGATTCGCAAGAGCGTGGACGAAGCGGAAGGCAAGTTCGTGCGCCAGTCGGGTGGTAAGGGTCAGTACGGCCACGTGGTGTTCAAGATCGAACCCAACGAAGCGGGCAAGGGCTTCGAGTTCGTCGATGCCATCAAGGGTGGTGTGGTGCCGCGTGAGTACATCCCTGCGGTGGAAAAGGGCGTGATCGAAGCGTTGAACTCCGGTGTGCTGGCGGGCTTCCCGGTGGTGGACGTCAAGGTCACGCTGCACTTCGGTTCGTACCATGACGTGGACTCGTCCGAAATGGCGTTCAAGATGGCCGCCATCTTCGGCTTCAAGGAAGGCTGCAAGAAGGCCAGCCCCGTCATCCTGGAACCCATGATGGCCGTGGAAGTGGAAACGCCCGAAGACTACGCCGGCAACGTGATGGGCGATCTGTCGAGCCGCCGCGGTATGGTGCAAGGCATGGAAGACATGGTCGGTGGCGGCAAGGCGATCAAGGCAGAAGTGCCTCTGTCGGAAATGTTTGGCTATTCGACGACGCTGCGTTCGATGTCGCAAGGTCGTGCCACCTACACGATGGAATTCAAGCACTACTCCGAAGCGCCGCGCAACGTGTCTGAAGCCATTGTGGCGGCACGCGCAAAGTAA
- a CDS encoding amidohydrolase family protein, producing MWRAAASLGLLIAACTAAVAADYSGPLFDAHLHYNNEACTHDTPAPGCPHPMADVLDRMQRNGVRAIVANSRPNDGTRALASAREQTRKAGVTVVPFVRLYRDRADYNNWFRDPSIVDMVNAELKRGTPAGPYRGLGEFHLYDSANANGPVARQLMALAEQKDLAILAHVDDVAIDLLMANTPSKGQKSLLIWAHTGIGGTPVQRVDELLARYPRLYGELSYRPGLTCADGQLCPEWRALLLKYPERFLIGSDTWVNQRWLYYGDLMKGYRTWLGGLPADVAKKIAWDNGASLFGLPNPAPR from the coding sequence ATGTGGCGCGCCGCTGCGTCGCTGGGGTTGCTGATCGCTGCCTGCACCGCCGCCGTGGCGGCGGACTACAGCGGCCCGCTGTTCGACGCCCATCTGCACTACAACAACGAAGCCTGTACCCACGACACGCCGGCACCGGGCTGCCCGCACCCGATGGCCGACGTGCTCGATCGCATGCAGCGCAACGGCGTGCGCGCCATCGTCGCCAATTCGCGGCCCAACGACGGCACCCGCGCGCTGGCCAGCGCGCGCGAGCAGACGCGAAAGGCCGGCGTGACGGTGGTGCCCTTCGTGCGCCTGTACCGAGACCGGGCCGACTACAACAACTGGTTCCGCGACCCGAGCATCGTGGACATGGTGAACGCCGAGCTCAAGCGCGGCACGCCCGCGGGCCCCTACCGTGGCCTGGGCGAATTCCACCTCTATGACAGCGCCAACGCCAACGGCCCCGTGGCCAGGCAGCTCATGGCCCTGGCCGAGCAGAAAGACCTGGCGATCCTCGCGCACGTGGACGACGTAGCGATCGACCTGCTGATGGCGAACACACCGTCCAAAGGACAGAAGTCGCTGCTGATCTGGGCGCACACCGGCATCGGCGGTACACCGGTCCAGCGCGTGGACGAACTCTTGGCCCGTTACCCGCGCCTGTACGGCGAACTCTCTTACCGACCGGGCCTGACCTGCGCCGATGGCCAGCTCTGCCCCGAATGGCGGGCCCTGCTGCTCAAGTACCCCGAGCGCTTCCTGATTGGCTCGGACACCTGGGTCAACCAGCGTTGGCTCTACTACGGCGATCTCATGAAGGGCTACCGCACCTGGCTGGGCGGCCTGCCGGCCGACGTGGCGAAGAAGATCGCCTGGGACAATGGCGCCTCGCTGTTTGGCCTGCCCAACCCCGCTCCCCGATGA
- a CDS encoding glutathione S-transferase family protein — protein sequence MIQLHFYPSTAAMVPHILLEELGVPYERVRIDRENGALDSPAYRALNPNGLIPVLVDGDLVLYETAAICLHLCDTHPQASLMPALGTKERAHAYKWLMWLTNTLQATLIVYFYPHRWVNEPGSAAQDEVKAAAKRRVGALIAQLDAELARHGGPWFLGEAYSLLDAYVFTLCRWTRHFSPDSPVRPAREYPHLGPYLQRMLERPSLQRVMVNEGLSPAYV from the coding sequence ATGATCCAACTGCACTTCTACCCCAGCACCGCGGCCATGGTGCCGCACATCCTGCTCGAAGAACTGGGCGTGCCCTACGAGCGGGTGCGCATCGACCGCGAGAACGGCGCGCTGGATTCGCCGGCCTACCGCGCGCTCAACCCCAACGGCCTGATCCCGGTGCTGGTCGATGGCGACCTGGTGCTCTACGAAACAGCGGCCATCTGCCTGCACCTGTGCGACACACACCCGCAGGCCAGCCTGATGCCCGCGCTGGGCACGAAAGAGCGCGCGCACGCCTACAAGTGGCTCATGTGGCTGACCAACACCTTGCAGGCCACGCTCATCGTTTACTTCTACCCCCACCGCTGGGTGAACGAGCCGGGCAGCGCCGCGCAAGACGAAGTCAAGGCCGCGGCCAAGCGCCGCGTGGGCGCGCTCATTGCCCAGCTCGACGCCGAACTCGCGCGCCACGGTGGTCCCTGGTTCCTGGGCGAGGCCTACTCGCTGCTTGACGCCTACGTGTTCACGTTGTGCCGCTGGACGCGCCACTTTTCCCCCGATTCGCCGGTTCGCCCCGCCCGCGAATACCCGCACCTGGGGCCCTACCTGCAGCGCATGCTGGAGCGCCCCTCCCTGCAGCGCGTGATGGTCAACGAAGGCCTGAGCCCCGCGTACGTCTGA